From one Rosa rugosa chromosome 4, drRosRugo1.1, whole genome shotgun sequence genomic stretch:
- the LOC133745373 gene encoding T-complex protein 1 subunit alpha, with the protein MAVSGQTPDIMGDRQYGQDVRTQNVVACQAIANVVKSSLGPVGLDKMLVDDIGDVTITNDGATILKMLEVEHPAAKVLVDLAELQDKEVGDGTTSVVILAAELLKRANDLVKHKIHPTSIISGYRLAMREACKYVEEKLAVKVEKLGKDCLVNCAKTSMSSKLISGDSDFFANLVVDAVQAVKMTNARGDIKYPIKGINILKAHGKSARESYLLNGYALNTGRAAQGMPLKVSPARIACLDLNLQKTKMQMGVQVLVSDPRELEKIRQREADMTKERIEKLLKAGANVILTTKGIDDMALKYFVEAGAIAVRRVQKEDMRHVAKATGATMVSTFADMEGEETFDSSLLGSADEVVEERVSDDDVILIKGTKTNSAVSLILRGANDYMLDEMERALHDALSIVKRTLESNTVVPGGGAVETALCEYLECFAITLGSREQLAIAEFAESLTIIPKVLAVNAAKDSTDLVAKMRSYHHKAQAPGDRRQQSHCNWGLDLVKGVVVNNLEAGVIEPAMSKIKMIQFATEAAITILRIDDMIRLVKDESQGEE; encoded by the exons ATGGCTGTTTCCGGCCAGACGCCCGATATCATGGGCGACCGTCAGTACGGTCAGGACGTTCGCACTCAAAatg TGGTGGCCTGTCAAGCTATTGCCAATGTCGTCAAATCTTCACTTGGCCCTGTTGGTCTCGACAAG ATGCTTGTCGATGATATTGGTGACGTGACTATTACAAATGATGGAGCTACCATACTCAAGATGCTAGAAGTGGAGCATCCTGCTGCCAAG GTACTTGTGGATCTGGCTGAGCTTCAAGACAAAGAAGTTGGAGATGGGACGACATCAGTTGTCATTCTTGCTGCAGAGTTGTTAAAG CGAGCAAATGATCTAGTGAAGCACAAAATTCACCCAACATCCATTATCAGTGGTTACAGG CTTGCTATGAGGGAAGCATGCAAATATGTTGAGGAAAAGTTAGCCGTGAAG GTTGAAAAGCTCGGAAAAGATTGCCTAGTAAATTGTGCAAAAACAAGCATGTCCTCGAAGTTGATATCTGGTGACAGTGATTTCTTTGCAAATTTG GTTGTAGATGCTGTACAAGCTGTAAAGATGACCAATGCTCGGGGGGACATCAAGTACCCAATCAAG GGGATTAATATTTTGAAAGCTCATGGAAAAAGTGCAAGAGAAAGTTATCTCTTGAATGGATATGCACTAAATACAGGCCGTGCTGCACAAGGAATGCCACTTAAAGTCTCCCCTGCAAGGATTGCTTGCCTTGACTTGAATCTTCAGAAGACAAAAATGCAAATGGGTGTCCAAGTTTTAGTTAGCGACCCTAGGGAGCTTGAAAAAATCCGCCAAAG AGAAGCGGATATGACGAAAGAACGTATAGAGAAACTTCTTAAAGCTGGAGCAAATGTTATTCTGACTACAAAAGGGATTGATGATATGGCACTCAAG TATTTTGTGGAGGCAGGGGCTATCGCTGTAAGACGTGTTCAGAAAGAAGATATGCGCCATGTTGCCAAGGCTACGGGTGCAACAATG GTATCAACTTTCGCTGATATGGAAGGAGAGGAAACATTTGATTCTTCACTTCTTGGATCTGCCGATGAAGTTGTAGAGGAGCGCGTTTCTGATGATGATGTTATTTTGATAAAAGGGACCAAAACTAATAGTGCG GTCTCCTTGATCCTTAGAGGTGCAAATGACTACATGCTTGACGAGATGGAGAGAGCTCTTCATGATGCTCTATCTATTGTCAAGAGGACTCTAGAATCGAACACG GTGGTACCTGGTGGAGGTGCAGTTGAGACTGCCTTGTGTGAGTATTTGGAGTGCTTTGCTATAACACTAGGATCTCGTGAACAGTTGGCAATTGCAGAGTTTGCTGAATCTTTGACAATCATACCAAAG GTGCTAGCTGTCAATGCTGCCAAGGACTCTACAGACTTGGTTGCAAAGATGAGGTCCTACCACCACAAGGCACAAGCTCCGGGTGACAGGAGGCAGCAGTCGCATTGCAACTGGGGTTTGGATCTTGTAAAAGGAGTAGTAGTTAATAACTTAGAGGCTGGAGTCATTGAGCCTGCAATGAGCAAAATAAAGATGATTCAG TTTGCAACTGAAGCGGCCATCACGATTCTCCGAATTGATGACATGATCAGGCTAGTCAAAGATGAAAGTCAGGGTGAGGAGTAA